Genomic window (Tripterygium wilfordii isolate XIE 37 chromosome 11, ASM1340144v1, whole genome shotgun sequence):
AGATTTGAAGACTTTTCATAttcccattattttttttaaaatgcagGAACCAACGTGAAGATAGCTACAATACCATCCAGCATAGTGGTGCTAACTCCAGACACTTTTGATAGAGTTGTTCTGGATGAAACAAAAGATGTCTTGGTTGAGTTTTATGCACCATGGTAAGAACTGGTGCTTAATTTTGTTTGCATTTCCCTCTTGGAATATGTTGCATAAAACATCCTAAATGATGAGCCTATTTCCTCCAAGTCATGCAAACTAACTTGAGGCCCCTTACTTGAGCAcctttcttgtttttatttggttgGCAGGTGTGGCCACTGCAAACAACTTGCACCTGTAAGTATATAATCTGGCATGAGGTGTATAATTGTTGTAGCCTTTGTCTTGCCACAAACAACATTCGGTCTATCATTGTCATTTGTTGTGCTTGTAGACTTATGAAAAGGTTGCAACAGCATTCAAATTGGATGAAGACATTGTGATCGCCAATCTTGATGCTGACAAATACAAGGATTTGGCTGAAAAGTGAGTGAGATActattttattaatttcatcCTTATAAAATGGGGTTTCATTTTATCTGATGTTAGATTTGTGTTGATAAATTATAACAGTTAATCATGATGTTACATCGAAAGAAAGAAATGTTAGATAGGCTGATAGGGGATGCTGCCTGTGCAGGTATGGTGTAAGTGGATATCCCACCTTAAAATTCTTTCCAAAGAGCAACAAAGCTGGTGAAGATTATGGTGGCGGCCGAGATTTGGAAGATTTCATCTCTTTCGTTAATGACAGATGTGGCACTAGTCGGGATGGACAAGGACAACTTACTTCCAAAGTTAGTGAGGATACATATTCTTAAACAGGCCACATCACAACTATCTATTTCATGTCTTTGacggtttttatatttttattgataagGCTGGGATAATTTCAACTCTGGATAGCTTGGTTAAAGAGTTTGTAAGTGCTGGCAATGATGAGAAGAAGGCCATCCTTTCTCAGATGGAAGAGGAAGTTGAAAATCTGAAGGGCTCCTCTGCAAGGTTGTCTGACTGGCTGTGTACTTAGTCTCTCGAACAGTGGCGCAAAGCTTAATGGCTGTCCCGCTGTGCTAATCTTAGGGCAATAGTGGTTTgtgtttctcatttttctttctagtCAACATTTATGTTTCTTAAAAGTATTTGTTTCTTTACAGATATGGTAAGATCTACTTGAAAGCTGCCAAGAACAGTGCGGAGAAAGGTGCAGATTATGTTAAGAAAGAAATTCAGCGGCTTGAGCGCATGCTTGATAAGGTAATTTGTCTAGTGCCATTATAAATGGTTGTGGCAACTGATATTGGAGTCGGTTGTTCGGATGACAGCAAACAATGCGGTGTTGTGTTGCAAATGTTCCATAATAGACATTGCTTTCTAGAGTTACTTCTTAAACATCCAAatattatttcttattgttGTTTTGTGGATGCAGTCAATCAACCAAGCGAAGGCCGACGAATTTACTCTCAAGAAGAACATCCTGTCTACCTTCGCTTCATTGGATGAGTGAGAAGACTTACACCTTCTGTTTAGATATGATTATATATAAGTCACCCTCTTACTGCAATATTGTGAATCAGAGTTCGTCAAGGTTGAGAATAAGCTGGTTTTCATGCACTCAGAGCTCATTTTTGCGCCTGAAGATGTTATTGTAGAAGGAATAAGATTGTAAGCTGGCAAATGTCTTTATTGTTTGGGCCTCTTTGGTGGTGGCCTACCTTAAGCCCTAAAGTGGCCCATGATGGCAACGTCCTTTCTTCTGTACTCTTGATTTCCGGGGCCTTATTCTTTCAACCTGTACAAGAAGATTGAAAAATGGAGGACAATAACCAACTATTCAAAGCAAAAATATTGGGGTTTAACTAGTGAAAATTGGGCACAAAAGTTACCCCCACGAGAAGCTAAAACTGGTGACATTTGCCATGGTAAATGTGAATTAGGTGGTATTAATGTAATTTAgtaaattgatttaatttctgTGGGGTTCCAATTTCCTTGAGTCTATCCACTTTCAAGGAGAGATTAGAAGCCCATTTATCTTGCATGTGCTTTAATCCAGTATTACTTATCGTCAATATGATGCGGCCCAAAATTTATGCGACCCAAAATTTATGCTGACTCAGTTGTTCGAAGGGTGAGCCGGACTGGGTGGTTTCtccatatttaaaaataaaaataaaatggaaagaGTGGACGAGTACTCTGATTTAAGAACAAAGCATTTCCTTTTCCCGTAGAAATAGACTGCATTTTTACAATAGTATATAGATGTTCCCTACTTATTGAACTAAATGGAAATACTTACAATGTGCATTGTTTAAATAagatggaaaaggaaaaggaaaaggaaaaaggatggaaaagaaaaaaggcctGGTGTGATGCTAACTTGATTGCTTGTGCTCATGAGTTGCCGCCGGTTCACACTCTTTGTTATTTACCGATTCCTTTTTGGACTTCTTGGGTTTATCCCTCTGACAAACCTGTAAAATGGATCccaaaacaagagaaaaaaggagtcacaaaaagagaaagaagaaaaatgaatatAAAGCTGCAGTAGAAAAACGCATTTCCGACAGATGCTCGAGTCGCGACCAGCAGAAAGCATACCATCTGTATTTCTTTCATTAAGGTAAATGTACTTACAATGTGGGATTTCCATTCAATTTTTTCATGCCCCTCTGGAACATTGGAAGGATGTGAATGATTGCGGACATGAGCGAATATGTGAACAAGTACAGCTGCATCCAGAGCAGCATATTCTAGCTGAACAACATTTTGCTTTAGTTTCACTTGTCTTTGGAAAGGATACAAGATTTTCAGGTATTTCAAatcataaacaaaagaaaatatttaaaaaaatgactTCTACCAAGCAACTCTTAGCTCTAAAGATCTACTAACCCAACAAAAACAAACGCAAAAAGGATTCACCTGATTCTGGCTCAAAGGCCGTTGCTCCCAGTCACTGTTTCGTCTTGTCTTGTTCAAAGCCACTCCCAATATTTTCTGATTCagaaatgtacaaaaacaagaTTTCACAAAATATCCtgcaaattattaaattaaaaaaattctggATTTTAGAAGAGATATGGTCAGGTGAGAAGTGCTGTACTCCGCATTTTAAATACCTCGGCAAGCCCAGATAAACCACCCCGAGGTTCTCTAAATACATTCTGAATGTCAAGTAGCATTTCATACTGCTTGAAACACTTCAATTCTCCATATGAATGAGCTAGCTGTTTagtatcacactgaaaattatAACCTTAAGGTTACATAAGAATAAAACAGTGGTTAGTGGGGAAAAAATTCCTCTCGCCATAAACAACAGagactttgattttaatatgttGGAAAGAGCAatttctaattaattaattcagtTGTCATACCAAGTTTCAGGATTCTAGGAGACTGCAAAATGCGACTAAGGCAGTCGTCTAGTACATGAGGCACGTCTTCATACAACTTTATCAAGTCAACGATGAAAACCATCTTATCAGAAGCAATTTGCATGATAGAAACCTGaaatataataaaaaccatTCTCATAAAGAAAAGAACAATTCTGGACGGTACAGATATTTACAGGaataaacaaaagagaaagcagttgagacaaaaaaaaaaaacaaagagtagACGACATTGACAAACTCCCAACTATGATTACCCTGTTTGGTTTGCTGCCTTTCACATAGTTGGGCTTCCATTCGCAATCAATACCCACAACTTTGCAGTTTTCAATGTGGTAAGTTGCCTCACACAAACCATCAGCTTCATCAACCCAAACAACATCTCCCACGACTAATTCATTAAGTTGTAAATACCTACGTTGCAATAGATTTGCCTCTGGTACTGAACAACATCAAATAAGAGAAATGTGATATCTAATTATGTCAAATTACACCACAGTAAATTAATAATACTGTTAGCATCAACAAGTTATGAAAATTTGTATCTCAAGTGCAATTGATAGCTTTATGCAATATAAATAGATCAAGCCAACAATAAAAATATTCTGTGTTATGTCAATATCTACCAACACAAATTCAAAGATCACTAAATATTAAATCTATATGAGGCTGCCTGTAATTTAACCAAACTGACCCCAGTTTCAAATATTACTACTTGGGTTCGTAGAATTTTAAGAAGTTCAAGTTCGAGCTCAACCTGCCTTAAACCTTAGAGAGTTATCATACATGATACCTGCATTAGAAATAGTTCTCCGACAACAATATTCACCCAATAAAGAAAGATGCATAAATTCATTTAGAAGAAAACTAGCCAAATAGTTGATGAGCCTCACAAGCCAAGCCCATGCAGTTCAGGTGAGCCGTGAAGCTTGTTTAGAGGAAACTCTAATAAAATCTAGAGTCTGCTATTTATctatataaagtataaacaaaGTTAAAACCAAATATTTCATGAACAGCTTGCTTCAATCATGATCCTCTCAACATTTTTCTTGTTAGTACTCGCAACTATGAGACTTGGAAACAATGTAATCGACTATGCAACAAGATGTCAAGAAATGTAGATTTTTGGAAACAATGATGGACGCATACACTACGTCAGATGCAGTGTTCGTTATTACTTAAATTCAACAAAACACATGATATGTCACCCTGATCATATTTTTGACACAAAGGCTAGATATGTTTTGATGCATGCAAGTGAGCATGTGGCACACCTTTGGCCTTTAGAAAACCTCCGAGAGAGTATCTACCGCACAATTCATCAACCTTCTCTGAGTAACCAGCTTCCATTGCCAAATAAaccttcacaaaaaaaaat
Coding sequences:
- the LOC120009277 gene encoding protein disulfide-isomerase like 2-1-like — protein: MLKSRIRFDFVAVASLLLFGSWVLADDVVVLTEESFEKEVGQDRSALVEFYAPWCGHCKKLAPEFEKLGTSFKKAKSVLIGKVDCDENKSLCSKYGVSGYPTIKWFPKGSLEPKKYEGARNAEALAVFVNSEGGTNVKIATIPSSIVVLTPDTFDRVVLDETKDVLVEFYAPWCGHCKQLAPTYEKVATAFKLDEDIVIANLDADKYKDLAEKYGVSGYPTLKFFPKSNKAGEDYGGGRDLEDFISFVNDRCGTSRDGQGQLTSKAGIISTLDSLVKEFVSAGNDEKKAILSQMEEEVENLKGSSARYGKIYLKAAKNSAEKGADYVKKEIQRLERMLDKSINQAKADEFTLKKNILSTFASLDEVRQG